The nucleotide sequence GAGGTTGTTGGTGAAGATGAGATTCACGGTGCGCCCGGTCTGCATCTCGCCAAAATCGCCGGCGACCTGATACATCGTCACGTGGTCAAAGATGCAGTTGAGGATGATGCCGCCGCCACTCCGCAAGGGCTCTGACGAGCAGGTGTAGAGGGTGCTGTTCTGAACGAAGATGGTGTCCTGCGTATTGGCGCGCGTATCAATGAACCGGCCATTGCCCGGATCGGCCAGAAGGTAGGAGTTGCGCAGGATCGTATTGGTAATGTACAGCTTCTGATTCGCAGCATTCATGCGGAAAAAGGACTGCGCATCGTAGTCCAGAAAACAGTGGTCAACGATGTAGCGGCCGCCCTTCTTATCCAGGCGGAACATGTTCTTGTCGGCCGCATTGCCCAGATTGTCGATCCCTGAGACGTACAGCCCTTTCCAGTATCCATCGCCCTTGGGGTTGAAGGCGCGCACCGAAGCCCCTGCTTCCGTAACGGCGGGGATGATGATGGGCATCGGCCCTTCACCCTCCGCGGCGATAATGCGCACCGGCGCCCCTTTCACACCCGTGATCGAACCGTTGAGGAGATAATATCCACCGCGCTCCAACCTGTACACCCGGTTCGGGTTGACCGGATATCCCGTGGCGGTGGTATCGCCCTGAATGGCCAGATTAAGCGTCTCGAATCCCTGCGGGACGTCCACCGTATCCGGAGCCTGAGCCCAAGCGGCCCGGGACACCCCCCAAATCCAAAGGCCCGTGATGCACAGTGCGAGCAATTTTTTCATCATTCTCCCTCCTCAGATTCGTCCGATTCGGCCCATTGCCTGCACCTCCCTTAGGTAAAAGCTAACCGGCCCCAGCTCTCACCTCCTTTCGCCGTCTCGTGGCCCTTGGACCCCTGCCCTGGCCCCCCGCCTCATCGTCGTCAGTACTCGTACGTCAGCCCCGAATAGATGGTCCAGCTATAGTATTCCTTGGAGGTCGGAAAGCGGGTGAAATGCTGGTAGGACTCGTCGGGCTCGTCGGTAATATTGTTCCAGTTCACGAAGAGGCCCAGGTTTCTGGTCAGACGCAGTTTCAGCGAAAGGTCCAGCCGAAGGTAGTCTGCGGTAAAACCATCCAGCTCAGGCCTCTCGCCAACGTAACTTAAGGTGTTCCCCTGATAGAGCAGCGAGAGGCGCGCCGAAAACGGACCCTTGTCGTATCCCACCGCTACATTCGCCACATGATCGGCCTGATCCGGCATACGACCGGCGCGGAAGGTATCGACCACCGTAGTCCGAACAAACGGAAATACTGGGAGGCGCTCCTGCTTGACGTAGGATCGGGGGAAATGCGTCTCTGACCAAATTCGGGCGTAGTTCGCGTTGAGCACAATGCCGTCCAGAGGAGAAGGAAGCCAGCGCAGGTTGGTCTGCCATTCGAACTCCAACCCCCTCAACCGGGTGCGGAAGGGATTGTTTTCCGGTCGGCTCAGCCAGAAGCCCTTGAGTTCCTTGGGAAATCCCTCCTTGATGGGATCCAGGATCTTATGCCCACGGCGCAGGAAAATCAAGTCGTCGATCTCCTTGTAGAAACCACCAAGCGTGAGCAAGCCGATACGATTGCTGTGGAAGGATAGGAACAGATCGTAATTCGCGGCCATCTGGGGCCGAAGATCGGGCCGGCCGTACTCCACCTCCTGAGCAGAGCCGTGAACTTTCTTCTTGGGCAGAAGCCAGTCCAGGCGTGGACGGGAGATCGTCCGGGTATAGGCCAAGCGCACATCGAACCATCCCAGAGGACGGACGCGCATGTGGATCATCGGGAACCAGCGCCCGTACTTGGCTGTGGCACTCGTGTCAGCCACCCATGGGTGATCGAGGCTGGGCTCATCATTCAAGTCGGGCACATTGCCCTTGCGACCGGTCATGTCGTCCACTGTGAATTCGTACCGGACTCCCGGGAGTAGCATCAGCCATCGCCCGAGATGTACTTCCGTCATGGCGTAGCCGGCGGTGATCTTTTCCACCGTCGAGTAGTCGTCCACCTCGGCCAGAGGGGACCACACGTACAGGGAGTCAAGGAGAAAGCTGTTCAGCAGGTGGTTCAATTCGTCGCCGTTCAAGCCGGGGCCAAAGCGATATTCGCCTCCGAGGAAATTGCCGGGGTCGAAATGGGGGTCAAGGTAATTCCGCACCGAAGCCCAGCCGGTTCCCGGCAAGCGAACAAAGGTGAATCCCGGCGTCCCGTACTTCGAATGATGCCGCTCGTAGCCCGGATTGGTGTTGTCCAACCGGTGTCGCTTCTCCCCGCGGTCGCGATCGCGGTAATTATGGATGTACTTCCCGCCAAACTTGAGGTAGCCAGCCACGTGCTTTCCCAGGGAGAAGGGGATGCGGGTGTTGAACTGCGCGGTGTAGTGACGCTCGAAAGCCTTCTCTTCATAAAAGTAACCCTCGTAGAGGTGCATGTTGTCGATATCGTCATAGGCCGCGGCGATCAACTCCTTCGGTCCAAAGAATTCGCCGAGCTTCGACATGTCGAAGGCGCTGGTCTCCTTGAAGCGAATGTGATTATAGTAGGGTTGGCGCGTGACGGAGGCCGTGCGCGCAAGGCCCCAGTCAACACTACCGAATCCGAGACGGTGTTCGCCGGACAAGCTGTTGGTCAACACATCGGTCTGGGCGCGTCGATCACGGTAGTGCCGTTCATGCCAATTGCTATCCTCGTTGTAGCGGTTGTCCCACGTTCTTTCCCAGCGGTCGAGCCGGCTTACGAAGTTCCTTAGATTGAGCCGCCCATTCGGGAGACGATAGTCTGCAAGAACGCTGAATCCTCTGCGCCTGCGGACTTCGTCCACGTAGCGGAGATAGACGCTACTAACCGCGATGGGCGCAAACTCCTCGCCCGGCCGTTTCTCCCGTACCACGTTGTAGCTGGCGCTGAGCTTGTCCGATCCCCTCTGCGCCCGCTCGAGATTGCCGGTGACCAGGATTCCGAACCGGCCGCGCCCGTAACGATTGCTCATGATGAAGCTTGCCTTGTACTGGTTCGGATCGTTGCGCTCGGCGCCGTACCCATGGTAGACGCGTGAGCTGAAGCGGAACCCGCCGTCTGGAGCATTGGCCAAATCAAAGTTGACGACCCCGCCGAAGGCGTCAGCGTCTCTGTCGGGGGTGAGGGCCTTCACCACCTCGATGCCCGCCAGGATCTCGGGCGCGATCATGTCCATGTCGACGCTGCGATCGTCGAGATCGGTGGCTGGAACCCGGTCGCCGGCAATGCTCACCAGGTTATAGGTAGGTGACAAGCCTCGGATTACGACCCGATTTCCCTCACCGCCGCTCCTCTTAATCGAAATGCCGGGCAAGCGACCTACGGACTCCGCCGCATTGTAATCGGGGAGTTCCAAGATGCGCTCAGCCGAGACTACATTGGTAATCGTGTTCGCTTGCAATTGGCGGTTGATGGCCGCAACCTGACCCTCCGCTTGTGCTGTAATCACCACTTCCTTCCCGCGCAGCACCTCAAAGGCCATCCGAACGTCCAAACGCTGGGTTTCGCCGGGCGAGAGGATGACCGGGATTTGCTGGGATTGGTATCCGATGTAGGAAACGCGAACGACATAAGAGCCTGGCGGGATGCGGAGTATTCGGAATCGTCCTTCGAGATCCGTCGCGGCGCCGAGGGCTGTTCCTTCGAGAACCACATTGGCGCCCGGCAAGGCATCCCCCGTATCCTTATCCCGCACGGTCCCCACAATCTGTGCGGTTTGGGCCAGGCCAAACTCGGCCAGGAACATCACGCCAGCACTTAGCCACAGGCCCGCCCTCTTGGATCTCGAAATACCCATCAGTTCCTCCTTTGGGCCACATGCCCCTAACCCATGGCTCGCACCGCTCGACTTCACCCTACGATCTGACCGGTTCAATGTCAAGGAGAATTCTCTCGTCGGCATGGGCCGCCCTTGGCTGGCGATCCGGAAAGTCAAGCTGATGTGCTTCCGTCGCATCGCCCTTGGCCGTGGCCTGAGGCGGTCAGAAACCGTGCCGAAAGAGACAGTCCTCACCTCCTCCAAGGATGACTTCCCAGGGTTTAGCCCCGGAGCCCTCTTCCGGGCGTGGCGGCACGAAGCAGACGTCCCGTGGCCCTTTTCCCCAATCGGGAGGGACGCGCCCGTTAGGTGGAGACGGAGGCGCAATCGGCTCAAGAGGATTTCCATCGAGTGAAGATTGCACGGGGGCAGAGCGGCGAGGGGCAAGACCGAGCAGTCGGCTACGCGGCGCAGGAGTGCGGAAAGAGCCCCACGCTGCAGGCTACGGAGAACCACTGGGAACTCTAACCCGTGCCGAGGGTGAGCGGCACGATCCCGGGCTTGCGGACAGACGACAGTCCCTGCCCCTTGCCGCAAGCTTTCGACCGGCTGCAACAAGCCGCTCTCGTATTTTTCATTGACAAAATGAACGGATTTCAGCATATTCGGCCGTTCCGCGGGTGCGAAGTGGGTTTTTGAGGACTGGGCGAAGAAAAACCAGCCATGGGAGGAACAATGAGGAGGAAATCGCGCTGCATCTGGGCTCTGATTGCGTCTCTAGTGGCACCGTCCATCGTATTGGCTTCGGGTGTGGCTTTGACGGGCATTGGTCCTCGCGCCACGGCACTTGGTGGCAACTATCGCGCTCTCGCTTCGGACTGGAGTGCGTGCTACTGGAATCCCGCCGGGCTGGCGCAGATCCAGGGGCTACACGCCGGGTTCGATGTGGAATGGATCAAAGTCCGCGGTTACCTGACGCCCGCCAACTGGGACACCCTGGGGCGGTTCAGCGTCTTCCGGCAGCGGGAGACCGCCAATAGGGACAAGAACTTCTTCGTACCCGCGGGCGGTCTGGTCCTCGGCACCGGTTCGCTGGCCGTGGGCCTCAGCGTGTTTGCCCCCTTCGGACTTGGCGCCACCTGGGACCTCCTGGAAACGGAGAGCGCATTCGACGCAAACTACCCGAAGTTCGACTACGACGACGACCTGAAGGTCATCGACATTCATCCCACGGTGGCCGTACGGCTCAATGAGGGACTGTACGTTGGAGCCGGGCTTTCCGTCGTCTACAGTAGCATGATGATCCGCAAGCCGGGCTTCATCCCCAATCCCTACCTTAATCCGCCAGATCCCACCCTCGCCGCCTTTGTGCGAGTGGCCCGATTCGCGGAAAACGGCCTTCTGAGCTCGCCGTACACCCACTTCTTGGTTGACACCAAGCTCAAAGGCGACGGATGGGGCTGGGGAGCAAACCTCGGCGCCATCTGGAAGGCCACTCCGACCCTGAGCTTTGGGGTGAGCGGCCAGTGGTATCACGATCTCGAACTCGATGGGAAGGTGGACGCAGCCATCTATTTCCCGAACAACCCGCAGGCACACCAGATGATCACCGCTCTGGTTCGGCCCAGCCTGCTCCAGAAGCTCCAGCGCGGCGAGATTACCCAAGAGCAATTCCTTGCGGTAGCCAATGCGTATTCTGGCCAGCGGGTGCCTGTCTATGAGCAAGCCAAGGGTTCGGCGACAGTGCCCCTGCCGGCCACGGTGGGCGTAGGCGTGGCGTACACGGGCCTCCCCAACACCACCCTCACTGCGGACGTGAGCTGGACGCGGTGGTCAAGCTGGGATGTGATTAAGATCAAGATGGACAATGGGGACGAGAACGAACTCCGTGAGCAGTGGAAAAACACCCTGCGAGTGGGCGTCGGAATGGAGCGAAGACTTGGCTCTCTCCGGGCCAGGCTGGCCTACTACACTGAACCAGAAGCTCCTCCGTCCACCACGCTCACGCCAACCATCCCGGACATCAGCCGCCGCCACGTGGTGCTGGCCGGGCTCGGGATCCCTGTAGGGGCTGTCTGCGTGAATATCCACGCAGAGAAGTTCTTCACCCCGAACCGCACGGTTGACCGGTGGATCCTCGCACCCGACGGCACCGACTACGACAACGTGGCCGGCAAGTACCGCCTGACCACCTTCACGGTGATGGTGGGCGTCGACTACGGGCTATGAGACATAGGGAACGGACAGGGGCCACCCCGGCACACGGTCGGGGGGCCCCTTCCCGTGGAGCGTACGGAGTGGGTTCGATCCTCCGAGCGCTTACCGTCCTTCTCCTGCTCGCGGGCTGCAGCGTGGACAAGGGGCTGGAGCCCCTCCGTTCGGGAATCGAAGGGAAGATCGTCTTCCACGGCGATCTTCCTCCCTCTACCGACCGAGTCGTTGTGGTCGCAGCCTACACCTTCCCTCCCGCGGGACCTGCGGATCTGGCGTTCAGCGACCCCCTGCCCCTCGGCAAAGACACCGTAGATTTCCGGATCATTTTGCCGCCGGGCAGGTATCCCTTTGTTGGGGTGCTTTGGAAGCAGGCGGGCTACGGCTACGAGATCTGGAATCTCCTGGGGGCCTACTTTCGGAGCCAGGGGGACTTCTTGCCCGGCGTGGTGGAGGTACCCGATCGTCGCACCGTCGTCCGCGATCTCCGGATCGAGGCGGATTACTCCCGGGCCCAGCCGCACAGCGAAAGCGTGGTACGCGGCACGGTGCACTATTTCGGAACACCCCCCGGGGACCTCGAGGAAATCCGACTTGTGGCTTCCCTATCCTTTCCACCTCGGAACTTCCTCGACCTCCGGATTGGCGGCCCGATCCCGATCCGCACCGATTCCGCCGCCTTCGCTTTCCCCCTGCCCCCTGGAGAATACCCATTGCTGGGCGCCGTGGCGAAGCTGAGGGGGATGGACTGGGATCCCCAGAACATCGTCGGATTGTACCTTGCCGATGATCCCCTCCGGCCGGGCGAAGTGGTAGTGCCATCCCCTGAGGCGCAGGTAACGGGAATCAATGTGACGGTACAGTTCGAACGCATTCAGCGCCGCACGGACAGCGGTGCACGCGGCGTTGTCCACTTTCTCGGCACGCCGCCTGCCGGGGTGATCCAGGGCATTCTTGTCGCCACTCGGAGCTACCCGCCTCGCTCGCTGCTGGATGCCGTCATCGGCCCGACTGTTCCTGTGGTTCCCGACTCGGTCACTTTCAGTTTCCGACTGAGCCCGGGCCAGTACCCGTTCCTCGCGCTCCTCCTGCCTGGCCCCTCGGGCCAGCTGGACATCAGCTCGATCGCCACCTACTATCGCGATCCGGCGGATAGCCTCCGGCCTGGCCTGGTGGTGATTCCGGACGAGCGTACATGGGTGGGACCGATCCACTTGCGAGTGGACTTCCGGCGCGGGGCTATCGAGGGAAGGGTTCGCTTTGAGGGGCCGTGGCCGGCGAACACTGAATTCGTCAGGGTCGCTGCATTCGACATCATTCCGCGCACCGTCGCCGACTATTACAAGGTAAAGGGCTTCACCGATCCTCTGCCCGTGAATGTGCCCGAAGCAGCCTATCACCTCGATTTGCCTCCAGGCACGTATCGGTACATCATCGTCGTCTGGAAGGCCCTCGGGACGAGTCTTCTCGACATCAAGCAAATCGGATTGTACGCAGACCCAAAGGATCCCACATCGCCCGGTACGGTGGAGGTGAGGTCCGGCATGGTCACAACCGGGGTGGACATCGTAGCGGATTTCCGTCGTCTCGCACCTCTGGGCTCCTACGGATCGGTAGCCCTGCCGACCGAACGAGGTCCGCATGGAGTACGCGGCGGGATCCATCGCCCGTCGGCAGTCCGAGCATTACGCGGAGTTCCCTTGGAAGCGACGGTATCGAGTGCAGAGCGATGGCAATGACTTCGCGGTGGCCATTGAGTCGGATCGCAGCCAGGGGACGGGTCAGCCTTCTCTGCGCGGCGATCCATTTCACTCTCGCGCTGGCGGGCAAGACCCTTGCCGCCGAACGGGCACAACTTTTCGGCAAAGCCACGGATGCCGCAACGGGCGAGCCCCTGCCGGGGGTCCAGGTGCTGGCGGAAGGAACGTTCCTTGGAACCACCACCGATGCTCAGGGACGATACCGCCTCCTGTTGCCTCCGGGCGAATACTGGATCGTAGCGCGGATGATGGGATATGAAACCGAGCGCCGGCATGTGAGCCTGGGGGCGAACCAGCAACTCCAACTCGATTTTCCGCTGCGCCAGACGGTGCTGCGTGCCCCCGAGGTTGTGGTATCGGCAAGCAAGCGGTACCAGCTCCTGGCGGAGTCGCCGCAGTCCGTCGCAGTCCTTTCCCGAGAACAGATCCTTTCCCGAAACCGCCTCTACCTGGACGAGTACCTTGAGTACGCCCCGGGCGTAACCCTGGTGGACAACCAGGTCAATATTCGCGGCTCCAGCGGCTACAGCCGAGGAGCAGGGTCGCGAGTGCTTCTCCTGGTCGATGGTGTGCCGATGATGCCTGGCGACAGCGGGGACATCAAATGGGATGTCATCCCGGTGGACCAGATCGGCCAGGTGGAAATCGTCAAAGGGGCAGGCTCTGCCCTTTACGGCTCGAGTGCACTGGGTGGGGTCATCAACGTCATGACCCTTGACCCGACCGGCCCACCGAGGACGATGGTCCGCTGTGTGGCGGGTGCCTACGACCAGCCTCCCTATCCTGAGTGGCGATGGACAAATCGGGTACTGCGCTTCTCCGAGTGGTCCATCTCCCACTCCCGGGAGATCGGATCGGCGGGGATCACCGCTTACGCCAAACGTTCGGAATCTTCGGGGTACAAGGTCAATGGCCACTACAGTCGCTGGAACGTGTTCACCAAAGCTCTGTGGCGACCGGACCAGCGCGACCGCGTGGAACTTACCGTAACGGGAAGTACAGACAACTACGGCGCCAACCTGATGTGGCCGGATCAAAGTCGGGCCCTGGAGGTAGCACCCGACGCCGTCGGCGACTACATCCGCTCGACCAAGCTTCTGGTGGCGGCTCAATGGCGCCGGGCCGTGTCCGCCCGTCTGGCTCACCGGTTCCGATTCTCCGGCTTCGGCAATGGCTGGACGGACTACTTCCACGATAGCCACGATTATTCCCGCGCCCGCCAATACGGGGTCGAGTACCAGCTCGACTATCTCCTCGGCGGCAGCCACCCCCTGACGGCGGGGATCGAGGGAAGCTACGGTCGGGTGCGCGCAAACATCTTCGGACGGCGAGAAATCTCCGACATCGCCGCCTATGCCCAGCTGGATCTACGACTGAGCCGGAGGCTGATCCTCAACCCCGGTCTGCGGGTGGACGCAAGCCAGCGGGACCGTCGGAAGACGGAAAAGCAGGTCAGTCCGAAGATCGGGCTGGTATGGCGACTCAGCAGTGGGACTACGGTGCGAGCAAGCCTCGGCTCCGGTTTCCGCGCCCCAAGCGTTGCCGAGGCGTACTCGCAGACCTACGTCTCGGGCCTAAGGGTCGAACCTAATCCCGAGCTCAAAGCAGAGCGGGGTTGGACCGCTGAGACCTCTGCTCTCTACGAGCTGCGTAACCTGCGCCTCGAAATGGCGGCTTTTCACAGCTACTTCCAGGACCTCATTGAGCCGCAGGCGGATGTCACGAACACCGTCCGCTTTCGCAACGTGACAAGAGGGCGCCTTACAGGCCTTGAGGTCGGGGCCCGTTGGGCACAGGCTGTCCTTCTCGGCCGAGCCGACCTCGGCATCAACTACCTGTACC is from candidate division KSB1 bacterium and encodes:
- a CDS encoding outer membrane protein transport protein yields the protein MRRKSRCIWALIASLVAPSIVLASGVALTGIGPRATALGGNYRALASDWSACYWNPAGLAQIQGLHAGFDVEWIKVRGYLTPANWDTLGRFSVFRQRETANRDKNFFVPAGGLVLGTGSLAVGLSVFAPFGLGATWDLLETESAFDANYPKFDYDDDLKVIDIHPTVAVRLNEGLYVGAGLSVVYSSMMIRKPGFIPNPYLNPPDPTLAAFVRVARFAENGLLSSPYTHFLVDTKLKGDGWGWGANLGAIWKATPTLSFGVSGQWYHDLELDGKVDAAIYFPNNPQAHQMITALVRPSLLQKLQRGEITQEQFLAVANAYSGQRVPVYEQAKGSATVPLPATVGVGVAYTGLPNTTLTADVSWTRWSSWDVIKIKMDNGDENELREQWKNTLRVGVGMERRLGSLRARLAYYTEPEAPPSTTLTPTIPDISRRHVVLAGLGIPVGAVCVNIHAEKFFTPNRTVDRWILAPDGTDYDNVAGKYRLTTFTVMVGVDYGL
- a CDS encoding TonB-dependent receptor, translated to MTSRWPLSRIAARGRVSLLCAAIHFTLALAGKTLAAERAQLFGKATDAATGEPLPGVQVLAEGTFLGTTTDAQGRYRLLLPPGEYWIVARMMGYETERRHVSLGANQQLQLDFPLRQTVLRAPEVVVSASKRYQLLAESPQSVAVLSREQILSRNRLYLDEYLEYAPGVTLVDNQVNIRGSSGYSRGAGSRVLLLVDGVPMMPGDSGDIKWDVIPVDQIGQVEIVKGAGSALYGSSALGGVINVMTLDPTGPPRTMVRCVAGAYDQPPYPEWRWTNRVLRFSEWSISHSREIGSAGITAYAKRSESSGYKVNGHYSRWNVFTKALWRPDQRDRVELTVTGSTDNYGANLMWPDQSRALEVAPDAVGDYIRSTKLLVAAQWRRAVSARLAHRFRFSGFGNGWTDYFHDSHDYSRARQYGVEYQLDYLLGGSHPLTAGIEGSYGRVRANIFGRREISDIAAYAQLDLRLSRRLILNPGLRVDASQRDRRKTEKQVSPKIGLVWRLSSGTTVRASLGSGFRAPSVAEAYSQTYVSGLRVEPNPELKAERGWTAETSALYELRNLRLEMAAFHSYFQDLIEPQADVTNTVRFRNVTRGRLTGLEVGARWAQAVLLGRADLGINYLYLDTEDLSLHQPLAYRARHLAQANFEWRYRRWRVGADYRYVSRMERVQIYYRDDRVPQKVLDCRLSLETQLGLLSLEVDNALNYAYTQIERNLEPIRSYKLTFQRAF
- a CDS encoding TonB-dependent receptor yields the protein MGISRSKRAGLWLSAGVMFLAEFGLAQTAQIVGTVRDKDTGDALPGANVVLEGTALGAATDLEGRFRILRIPPGSYVVRVSYIGYQSQQIPVILSPGETQRLDVRMAFEVLRGKEVVITAQAEGQVAAINRQLQANTITNVVSAERILELPDYNAAESVGRLPGISIKRSGGEGNRVVIRGLSPTYNLVSIAGDRVPATDLDDRSVDMDMIAPEILAGIEVVKALTPDRDADAFGGVVNFDLANAPDGGFRFSSRVYHGYGAERNDPNQYKASFIMSNRYGRGRFGILVTGNLERAQRGSDKLSASYNVVREKRPGEEFAPIAVSSVYLRYVDEVRRRRGFSVLADYRLPNGRLNLRNFVSRLDRWERTWDNRYNEDSNWHERHYRDRRAQTDVLTNSLSGEHRLGFGSVDWGLARTASVTRQPYYNHIRFKETSAFDMSKLGEFFGPKELIAAAYDDIDNMHLYEGYFYEEKAFERHYTAQFNTRIPFSLGKHVAGYLKFGGKYIHNYRDRDRGEKRHRLDNTNPGYERHHSKYGTPGFTFVRLPGTGWASVRNYLDPHFDPGNFLGGEYRFGPGLNGDELNHLLNSFLLDSLYVWSPLAEVDDYSTVEKITAGYAMTEVHLGRWLMLLPGVRYEFTVDDMTGRKGNVPDLNDEPSLDHPWVADTSATAKYGRWFPMIHMRVRPLGWFDVRLAYTRTISRPRLDWLLPKKKVHGSAQEVEYGRPDLRPQMAANYDLFLSFHSNRIGLLTLGGFYKEIDDLIFLRRGHKILDPIKEGFPKELKGFWLSRPENNPFRTRLRGLEFEWQTNLRWLPSPLDGIVLNANYARIWSETHFPRSYVKQERLPVFPFVRTTVVDTFRAGRMPDQADHVANVAVGYDKGPFSARLSLLYQGNTLSYVGERPELDGFTADYLRLDLSLKLRLTRNLGLFVNWNNITDEPDESYQHFTRFPTSKEYYSWTIYSGLTYEY